A window of Haloarcula sp. H-GB4 contains these coding sequences:
- a CDS encoding replication factor A (Replication protein A protects and stabilize the intermediate ssDNA that is generated by the unwinding action of a DNA helicase at the replication fork. In addition, SSBs prevent the formation of secondary structures by single-stranded template DNA.) yields the protein MTESDLRTHATEIHEQFSDQLEIDVDDVVERLDTLVNDYQVPISEARRSVVNTYLDEAGMDRDQLGGGDGGGNEQVNVADVDAPEEWVDVRATVVELWEPRADAVAQVGLLGDETGTIKFTKWSKSDLPSLEEGKSYALRNVVTDEYQGRFSVKLNRTTTIEELDEAIEVGDDSVEADGALVDIQSGSGLIKRCPEDDCTRVLQNGRCSEHGEVEGEFDLRIKGVLDDGEEVTEVIFDEDATEELTGIALEEAKEMAMDALDTTVVADEMRQKILGRYYRVQGPTFGRYLLADEQERLTGAVDADEILIKARSI from the coding sequence ATGACTGAGTCAGATTTGCGTACCCACGCGACAGAGATACACGAGCAGTTTTCCGACCAGCTAGAGATCGACGTCGACGACGTCGTCGAGCGACTCGATACGCTGGTGAACGATTATCAGGTCCCCATCAGTGAGGCCCGACGGAGCGTCGTCAACACGTACCTCGACGAGGCCGGTATGGACCGCGACCAGCTAGGTGGCGGCGACGGCGGCGGCAACGAGCAGGTGAACGTCGCTGACGTCGACGCCCCCGAGGAGTGGGTCGACGTCCGCGCGACGGTCGTCGAACTCTGGGAGCCACGCGCCGACGCCGTCGCGCAGGTCGGCCTGCTGGGCGATGAGACGGGGACGATCAAGTTCACGAAATGGTCGAAGTCCGACCTCCCGTCGCTCGAAGAAGGCAAGTCCTACGCCCTGCGAAACGTCGTCACCGACGAGTATCAGGGTCGCTTCTCCGTGAAGCTCAACCGGACGACCACCATCGAGGAACTCGACGAAGCAATCGAAGTCGGCGACGACAGCGTCGAGGCCGACGGCGCGCTGGTCGACATCCAGTCGGGCTCCGGGCTCATCAAGCGCTGTCCGGAGGACGACTGCACGCGCGTCCTCCAGAACGGCCGCTGTAGCGAACACGGCGAGGTCGAAGGCGAGTTCGACCTCCGCATCAAGGGCGTCCTCGACGACGGCGAGGAAGTCACCGAGGTCATCTTCGACGAGGACGCGACTGAGGAACTGACCGGTATCGCCCTCGAAGAGGCGAAGGAGATGGCGATGGATGCGCTCGACACCACCGTCGTCGCCGACGAGATGCGACAGAAGATCCTCGGCCGGTACTACCGCGTCCAGGGCCCGACCTTCGGCCGCTACTTGCTCGCTGACGAGCAGGAGCGACTGACCGGGGCCGTGGATGCAGACGAGATTCTGATCAAAGCGAGGTCGATCTAA
- a CDS encoding cupin domain-containing protein codes for MSDPLIRRTEDIEYEPVDAANGLEKGVLIGEESGGGNLAIRRFTLAPGGSVPKHTNDIEHEQHVLAGRYTVGIEGEEYAVEAGDSLHIPAGAVHWYRNDGDEPGAFLCAVPAGDDEIKLQE; via the coding sequence ATGAGCGACCCACTGATTCGGCGGACCGAAGATATCGAATACGAACCCGTTGACGCAGCCAATGGGCTGGAAAAGGGCGTTCTCATTGGCGAGGAGAGCGGCGGCGGCAACCTCGCAATCCGTCGCTTCACGCTCGCCCCCGGCGGCAGCGTGCCGAAACACACCAACGACATCGAACACGAGCAGCACGTCCTTGCCGGACGGTACACAGTCGGTATCGAGGGCGAGGAGTACGCCGTCGAGGCGGGCGACAGCCTCCACATTCCCGCTGGCGCTGTCCACTGGTACCGCAACGACGGCGACGAACCGGGCGCGTTCCTCTGTGCGGTTCCCGCCGGCGACGACGAAATCAAACTGCAGGAGTGA
- a CDS encoding CopG family transcriptional regulator, with protein sequence MGNKNKTISFRVSEDKFETLREIAEERDISLSAVFRDYVDTLVSHDGQVKVAPEHEFEDDATETSTESFPPKVEVPKSFVREHERLELEAEHLREQLEEHKRYVTKLRQQLDEMDQDEVIHLEDLDQGEEDDASYRIGSFDDLE encoded by the coding sequence ATGGGCAACAAAAACAAGACCATCTCCTTTCGCGTCAGCGAGGACAAATTCGAAACCCTCCGCGAAATCGCCGAGGAGCGCGATATCTCGCTGTCCGCAGTTTTTCGTGACTACGTCGACACGCTCGTTTCCCACGACGGTCAGGTGAAGGTCGCGCCGGAACACGAGTTCGAGGACGACGCAACCGAGACCAGCACCGAGAGCTTCCCGCCGAAAGTCGAAGTTCCGAAGAGCTTCGTCCGGGAGCACGAGCGGCTCGAACTCGAAGCCGAGCATCTCCGCGAACAACTGGAAGAACACAAGCGCTACGTCACCAAGCTCCGCCAGCAACTCGATGAGATGGACCAGGACGAGGTCATTCACCTCGAAGACCTCGACCAGGGCGAAGAGGATGACGCCTCCTATCGCATCGGCAGTTTCGACGACCTAGAGTAA
- a CDS encoding CBS domain-containing protein — protein MRRFRIGSAFGIPIQLDLTFLLVLPLFAWIIGTQIEQTTELLNGTLNAGLDAAVLTDGALVWVLGIGAAVGLFTGVVLHELGHSLVAIRYGFPIDSITLWLFGGIAQLSEMPEDWKQELVIAIAGPIVSIAIGVVCFVAFQILPSGAATSIESARFILGYLALMNIALAAFNMLPGFPMDGGRVLRALLARRRSYARATTIAAEVGKVFAVFLGLFGIFVLGNIFLAGLAFFIYIGAAGESRQTSMRAAFEGVTVADVMTPADRVTTVPEDMSVRELIQTMFKERHTGYPVERGGEVVGLVTLEDARAVQEVERDAYTVGDVMTTEIITISPDTDVMDALTSLQQNSVGRLLVTDEDDSFEGLLTRSDIMTALSIIKSSSDYTVIGESETETVRPESRIER, from the coding sequence ATGCGCCGGTTTCGTATCGGAAGCGCGTTTGGAATCCCCATCCAGTTGGACCTGACGTTTCTCCTCGTGCTACCGCTGTTCGCCTGGATTATCGGGACGCAGATCGAACAGACGACGGAGCTGTTGAATGGGACACTGAACGCCGGGCTGGATGCGGCCGTCCTCACAGACGGCGCGCTCGTGTGGGTGCTTGGCATCGGTGCAGCCGTCGGCCTGTTCACCGGCGTCGTCCTCCACGAACTCGGCCACTCCCTCGTAGCCATCCGCTATGGCTTCCCCATTGACTCCATCACGCTCTGGCTGTTCGGCGGCATCGCCCAGCTCAGCGAGATGCCCGAAGACTGGAAACAGGAACTGGTCATCGCCATCGCTGGCCCCATCGTCAGCATTGCCATCGGCGTTGTCTGTTTTGTCGCGTTCCAGATTCTTCCGAGCGGCGCGGCGACATCGATCGAATCGGCCCGGTTTATTCTCGGCTATCTCGCGCTGATGAACATCGCACTGGCGGCGTTCAATATGCTTCCGGGCTTCCCGATGGACGGCGGCCGGGTCCTGCGCGCGCTGCTCGCCCGGCGGCGGTCCTACGCCCGAGCGACGACCATCGCCGCTGAAGTCGGGAAGGTGTTCGCCGTCTTCCTCGGCCTGTTTGGCATCTTCGTCCTCGGAAATATCTTCCTCGCCGGTCTGGCCTTCTTCATCTACATCGGGGCGGCGGGCGAGTCCCGCCAAACCTCGATGCGGGCCGCGTTTGAGGGCGTCACGGTCGCGGATGTGATGACGCCAGCGGACCGCGTGACGACGGTCCCCGAGGACATGTCCGTCCGGGAGCTCATCCAGACGATGTTCAAGGAGCGCCACACCGGTTACCCGGTCGAACGTGGCGGCGAGGTCGTTGGTCTCGTGACGCTCGAAGACGCTCGCGCCGTTCAGGAGGTCGAGCGCGATGCCTACACCGTCGGCGACGTGATGACAACGGAGATCATCACGATCAGCCCGGACACCGACGTGATGGACGCACTGACCTCGCTCCAGCAGAACTCCGTCGGACGCCTGCTGGTCACTGACGAGGACGACTCCTTCGAGGGACTACTCACCCGGTCTGACATCATGACAGCACTTTCGATTATCAAATCAAGCAGCGACTACACTGTCATCGGCGAGTCAGAAACCGAGACCGTCCGGCCGGAATCAAGAATCGAGCGGTAG
- a CDS encoding RPA family protein — translation MASTPTREVARRVFAREFNDASYTFKESDDDRAPVYVLLPTGQRANRVFLVGTLTETEDVGEDSEYWQGRVVDPNGDTFFMYAGQYQPDAASMLRELEPPAYVAVVGKPRTYETDEGEVNVSIRPESISEVDEATRDRWVVETAERTLDRVKRYKEADIEDPATDEYIAMADEEYDQLSIENYRQSVVGALESLQDEQAEASAD, via the coding sequence ATGGCGAGTACACCCACCCGCGAGGTCGCACGGCGCGTCTTCGCACGCGAGTTCAACGACGCGAGCTACACGTTCAAAGAATCCGACGACGACCGCGCGCCGGTGTATGTCCTCCTGCCGACTGGTCAGCGCGCTAACCGCGTGTTCCTGGTCGGGACCCTCACCGAGACCGAGGACGTCGGTGAGGACAGCGAGTACTGGCAGGGACGAGTCGTCGACCCTAACGGCGACACGTTCTTCATGTATGCCGGGCAGTACCAGCCCGACGCGGCGTCGATGCTGCGCGAACTGGAACCGCCGGCCTACGTCGCTGTCGTCGGCAAGCCACGCACATATGAGACCGACGAGGGCGAAGTGAACGTCTCGATTCGCCCCGAGTCAATTTCGGAGGTCGACGAAGCGACCCGGGACCGCTGGGTCGTCGAAACGGCCGAGCGAACCCTCGACCGGGTCAAGCGGTACAAGGAAGCCGACATTGAGGACCCGGCCACTGATGAGTACATCGCGATGGCCGACGAGGAATACGACCAACTGTCAATCGAGAACTACCGCCAGTCGGTCGTCGGCGCGCTGGAAAGCCTACAGGACGAGCAAGCCGAAGCCAGCGCGGACTGA
- a CDS encoding SDR family oxidoreductase, whose protein sequence is MDLELDGNAALCTAATSGLGLASAEALAADGANVAVCGRTPEHVDEARDRLEAVGDGDVLAVEADITDPDQIEALVEETVDSFGGLDHVVTSAGGPAPGPFMETTEREWYSAYDLLVMSVVWTTRAAYPHLRDSDAGTIVNITSRSVREAIDDLVLSNAVRRAVIGLMKTQASEFAPEVRVNAVLPGAHETPRIEELVEAAVERGEYDSYEEGIESWADAPLQRVGRPEELGDVVAFLSSPRSSYVTGTALPVDGGAMQS, encoded by the coding sequence ATGGACCTCGAACTCGATGGCAACGCAGCGCTGTGTACCGCCGCGACGAGCGGACTCGGACTTGCAAGTGCCGAAGCCCTTGCTGCGGATGGTGCCAACGTAGCGGTCTGTGGCCGAACGCCGGAACACGTTGACGAGGCACGGGACCGGCTCGAAGCAGTCGGCGACGGCGACGTCCTGGCCGTCGAGGCCGACATCACCGACCCCGACCAGATCGAGGCACTCGTCGAGGAGACCGTCGACAGTTTCGGCGGCCTCGACCACGTCGTCACCAGCGCCGGCGGTCCGGCCCCCGGGCCGTTCATGGAGACGACCGAGCGAGAGTGGTACAGCGCCTACGACCTGCTCGTGATGAGCGTCGTCTGGACCACTCGGGCCGCCTACCCACATCTCAGGGACTCCGATGCGGGCACCATCGTCAATATCACCTCCCGCTCTGTTCGGGAAGCCATCGACGACCTGGTGCTCTCGAACGCCGTTCGACGCGCCGTTATCGGCCTGATGAAGACACAGGCTAGCGAGTTTGCACCGGAAGTCCGCGTCAACGCTGTCCTCCCCGGTGCACACGAGACGCCACGCATCGAGGAACTCGTCGAGGCGGCCGTCGAACGGGGCGAGTACGACTCCTACGAGGAGGGCATCGAATCCTGGGCCGATGCGCCGCTGCAGCGTGTCGGCCGACCGGAAGAACTCGGAGACGTCGTCGCCTTCCTCTCCTCGCCCCGGTCCTCATACGTCACTGGAACGGCCCTGCCTGTCGACGGCGGGGCGATGCAGAGCTAA
- a CDS encoding DUF5814 domain-containing protein, producing the protein MAITDKIYVKNHQQLASQLETSFPKGAFKGATLDILFQGEGLAKLDEASRERVLDFAEDFLDCDCEANPHCGCAERKFISYLLELREQGMGPDAIVDVMSDDYMLYAYPGDVLSFLDNSVRTLEAVETLADVDGRDDVAEDVQRKRQRLL; encoded by the coding sequence GTGGCCATCACGGACAAGATCTACGTCAAGAATCACCAGCAACTCGCCTCCCAGCTAGAGACGAGTTTCCCGAAGGGGGCGTTCAAAGGTGCGACGCTGGACATCCTCTTTCAGGGCGAGGGACTGGCAAAGCTCGACGAAGCCTCCAGAGAACGGGTCCTTGATTTCGCCGAGGACTTTCTGGACTGTGACTGTGAGGCCAACCCTCACTGCGGCTGTGCTGAGCGGAAGTTCATCTCATATCTGCTGGAACTGCGCGAGCAAGGGATGGGGCCGGACGCCATCGTTGACGTGATGAGCGACGACTATATGCTGTATGCCTATCCGGGCGACGTGCTGTCCTTCCTCGATAACTCCGTCAGAACGTTAGAAGCCGTGGAAACCCTGGCCGACGTCGATGGGCGCGACGACGTGGCCGAAGACGTACAGCGGAAACGCCAGCGATTACTCTAG
- a CDS encoding TRAM domain-containing protein: protein MADCPLADDCPEFTERIQGMGCTHYGDRGGAEWCNHYNQPISELKSQPVKMGEEVTVDVEDIHESGAGVGRTEDGFIIMVDGVLPPARSLVKVTNVHSNHARAEEVERLEMDEDLSESESEANDGDTDETDDTADDDDRRLGSRDNFWGS, encoded by the coding sequence ATGGCCGATTGTCCGCTCGCAGACGACTGTCCCGAATTCACCGAACGAATTCAGGGGATGGGCTGTACCCACTACGGCGACCGTGGCGGCGCCGAGTGGTGCAATCACTACAACCAGCCGATCTCGGAACTCAAGAGCCAGCCGGTCAAAATGGGCGAGGAAGTCACTGTCGACGTTGAGGACATCCACGAGAGTGGCGCCGGTGTCGGTCGGACCGAGGACGGCTTCATCATCATGGTCGACGGTGTCCTCCCGCCGGCCCGCTCGCTGGTCAAGGTGACGAACGTCCACTCGAACCACGCTCGGGCTGAGGAAGTCGAGCGACTGGAGATGGACGAGGACCTTTCTGAGTCCGAAAGCGAAGCGAACGACGGCGACACCGACGAGACGGACGACACTGCTGATGATGACGACCGGCGTCTCGGGAGTCGGGACAACTTCTGGGGCAGCTAG
- a CDS encoding DEAD/DEAH box helicase, producing the protein MSQQAAQVETLFLHEHGEEFRVAAHRDGERLFHGILELKETDAGPRPRRLRVKDGTSEELRSPDQFVDLARRAARIRISEQTAPIARDRVREMLDAYQIEAKVVRTCRLCASDGRYSPITSETAIETDDETICPECARQQLDRELAFKGSISGDARDRLEELLLEVQDLDRVTNLLSGQLDPDLTKFDEISATTDEVDPVRVDSLDLHPGMQEHLESRFDTLLPVQSLAVEHGATEGRDQLVVSATATGKTLIGEMAGIDRVLNNKGTMLFLVPLVALANQKYEQFQDRYGDMVDVSLRVGASRIADEGGRFDPEADVIVGTYEGIDHALRTGKDLGTVGTVVIDEVHTLGEDERGHRLDGLISRLKYYCESGGAPDSGDTQWIYLSATVGNPGQLADQLRATLIEFEERPVPIERHVTFADGREKIETEKKLVKRAFDNKSSKGYRGQTIIFTNSRRRCHQISRKLEYSSAPYHAGLDNRKRQRVERQFADQDLAAVVTTAALAAGVDFPASQVIFDSLAMGIEWLTVQEFSQMLGRAGRPDYHDKGTVYMLVEPDCSYHNSMEMTEDEVAFKLLKGEMEPVITRYDEGAAVEETLANVTVAGKQAKRLNDRMVGEVPTKHALGKLLEYEFIDGLSPTPLGRAVTRHFLAPDESFQLLDGIRKGQHPYEIVADMELRDEH; encoded by the coding sequence GTGTCACAGCAGGCCGCACAGGTAGAGACGCTGTTCCTCCACGAACACGGCGAGGAGTTTCGCGTCGCCGCCCATCGGGACGGCGAGCGGCTCTTCCACGGCATCCTCGAACTGAAAGAGACCGACGCCGGTCCCCGCCCGCGTCGGCTCCGTGTCAAGGACGGGACTAGCGAGGAGCTTCGCTCGCCCGACCAGTTCGTCGACCTCGCCCGCCGTGCGGCCCGCATTCGCATTTCAGAGCAGACCGCCCCGATTGCCCGCGACCGCGTCCGCGAGATGCTCGACGCCTACCAGATTGAGGCCAAGGTCGTCCGGACCTGTCGGCTGTGTGCCTCCGACGGGCGCTACTCGCCGATTACCAGCGAGACAGCTATCGAGACCGACGACGAAACCATCTGCCCGGAGTGCGCTCGCCAGCAACTCGACCGCGAACTCGCGTTCAAAGGGAGCATCAGCGGCGACGCCCGCGACCGACTCGAAGAGTTGCTACTCGAAGTACAGGACCTCGACCGGGTGACAAACCTCCTGTCGGGCCAACTGGACCCGGACCTGACGAAGTTCGACGAGATCTCGGCGACCACCGACGAGGTCGACCCCGTTCGCGTCGATTCACTGGACCTCCACCCCGGGATGCAGGAGCACCTCGAATCCCGGTTCGACACGCTGTTGCCGGTCCAGAGCCTCGCCGTCGAGCACGGGGCCACGGAGGGCCGCGACCAGCTGGTCGTGAGCGCAACGGCGACGGGGAAGACACTCATCGGCGAGATGGCCGGCATCGACCGCGTCCTGAACAACAAGGGCACGATGCTGTTTCTCGTCCCACTGGTCGCCCTTGCGAACCAGAAATACGAGCAGTTTCAGGACCGCTACGGCGACATGGTCGACGTGTCCCTTCGTGTTGGTGCGAGCCGCATCGCTGACGAGGGCGGCCGCTTCGATCCCGAAGCCGATGTCATCGTCGGGACCTACGAGGGGATCGACCACGCGCTCCGGACTGGCAAGGACCTCGGCACTGTCGGGACCGTCGTCATCGACGAGGTCCACACGCTCGGTGAGGACGAGCGGGGCCACCGGCTCGACGGGCTGATTTCCAGACTCAAATACTACTGCGAGTCCGGCGGTGCGCCCGACAGCGGCGACACGCAGTGGATCTATCTCTCGGCGACAGTCGGCAACCCCGGTCAGTTGGCTGACCAGCTTCGAGCGACGCTCATCGAGTTCGAGGAGCGACCGGTCCCAATCGAGCGCCACGTCACGTTTGCCGACGGCCGCGAAAAGATCGAGACCGAAAAGAAGCTTGTCAAGCGGGCCTTCGACAACAAATCCAGCAAGGGGTACCGTGGCCAGACTATCATCTTCACGAACTCTCGGCGGCGCTGTCACCAGATTTCACGCAAACTGGAGTACAGTTCTGCGCCGTATCATGCTGGACTGGACAACCGGAAGCGCCAGCGTGTCGAACGGCAGTTCGCCGACCAGGACCTCGCAGCGGTCGTGACGACGGCGGCGCTGGCTGCTGGGGTCGACTTCCCCGCCTCGCAGGTTATCTTCGACTCGCTGGCGATGGGGATCGAGTGGCTCACCGTCCAGGAGTTCAGCCAGATGCTCGGCCGGGCCGGCCGCCCGGACTACCACGACAAGGGGACCGTCTACATGCTGGTCGAGCCTGACTGTTCGTACCACAACAGCATGGAGATGACCGAGGACGAGGTGGCGTTCAAGCTCCTGAAAGGCGAGATGGAGCCAGTCATCACCCGCTACGACGAGGGTGCGGCCGTCGAGGAGACGCTGGCGAACGTCACCGTCGCCGGCAAACAGGCCAAGCGGCTCAACGACCGGATGGTCGGCGAGGTGCCGACGAAACACGCGCTGGGGAAACTGCTTGAATACGAGTTCATCGACGGCCTCTCGCCGACGCCGCTTGGGCGGGCTGTGACCCGCCACTTCCTCGCGCCCGACGAATCGTTCCAGTTGCTTGATGGCATCCGCAAGGGACAGCACCCCTACGAAATTGTCGCCGACATGGAACTACGCGACGAGCACTGA
- a CDS encoding VOC family protein, translating to MATDIDATGHHFGIIVSDLDRAVEFYRDVLGLDVLTRFSVGDEAFGTAVDIEGASAELVHLDAGNVRLELATYEPKGEAMPDPDLNRPGATHPGLEVDDLDAVADRLPEDVETLSDPQTTESGTTIMFIVDPEGNRIELLEP from the coding sequence ATGGCGACAGACATCGACGCAACTGGCCACCACTTCGGTATCATCGTTAGCGACCTAGACCGCGCGGTCGAGTTCTACCGCGACGTGCTGGGGCTTGACGTATTGACCCGCTTTTCAGTCGGTGACGAGGCGTTCGGAACCGCCGTCGACATCGAGGGGGCCAGCGCCGAACTGGTCCACCTCGACGCCGGTAACGTCCGTCTGGAACTGGCGACATACGAGCCGAAGGGCGAGGCAATGCCCGATCCCGACCTCAATCGGCCGGGGGCGACCCATCCCGGGCTGGAGGTCGACGACCTCGACGCCGTCGCCGACCGACTGCCCGAAGATGTCGAGACGCTCAGCGACCCCCAGACGACCGAGAGCGGGACGACGATCATGTTCATCGTCGACCCCGAGGGTAACCGAATCGAGCTACTGGAGCCGTAG
- a CDS encoding mannose-1-phosphate guanylyltransferase, with protein MERPIVALVLAGGTGTRLYPASRSDRPKQFLSFGEDESLLAETISRVGFADETYVLTRDSFADGVRERVPNAAVLTEPEPKDTGPALVYAAHRIREQVGDCVLLCLPSDHRISGPFETVARTAARVAVETEGLVTVGIEPDRPATGYGYIKPGSSENGFAPVETFHEKPDRETATEYVREGFYWNAGLFAWTPTALLSAASSSPLAPMVERLDNGDHSAAFAAVDPVSIDYAVLEDAENAFVVPAALDWDDLGSWDAFERVLDNQDGNAVLGEATTIDADGNVLASDGHVSAVGVEDLVVASFDDRTLVVPKDEAQRVREVVGELRDDGRF; from the coding sequence ATGGAGCGACCAATTGTCGCGCTCGTCCTAGCCGGGGGCACTGGCACGCGCCTGTATCCAGCAAGTCGGAGCGACCGCCCCAAACAGTTTCTCTCTTTTGGGGAAGACGAATCGCTACTCGCCGAGACTATCAGTCGGGTGGGGTTCGCCGATGAGACCTACGTGCTGACCCGGGACTCGTTCGCCGACGGGGTCAGGGAGCGCGTCCCGAATGCGGCGGTACTGACCGAACCGGAACCGAAAGACACCGGGCCGGCGCTCGTGTACGCGGCCCACCGAATCCGCGAGCAGGTCGGCGACTGCGTCCTGCTGTGTCTGCCGAGCGACCACCGAATTTCGGGGCCGTTCGAGACAGTTGCACGTACGGCCGCGCGAGTCGCAGTGGAAACCGAGGGGCTCGTCACCGTCGGCATCGAACCGGACCGGCCGGCGACCGGCTACGGCTATATCAAGCCCGGGTCGTCCGAGAACGGCTTTGCGCCGGTCGAAACGTTCCACGAGAAACCCGACCGGGAGACCGCGACGGAGTACGTCCGGGAAGGGTTCTACTGGAACGCCGGCCTGTTCGCGTGGACGCCGACGGCCCTCCTGTCCGCCGCGTCGTCGTCACCGCTTGCACCCATGGTTGAGCGACTCGACAACGGGGACCACAGCGCCGCCTTTGCCGCTGTTGACCCGGTGAGCATCGACTACGCTGTGCTCGAAGACGCCGAGAACGCCTTCGTCGTTCCGGCGGCGCTTGACTGGGACGACTTGGGGTCGTGGGATGCCTTCGAACGCGTCCTCGACAACCAAGACGGAAACGCAGTGCTGGGCGAGGCAACCACCATCGACGCCGATGGGAACGTGCTGGCGAGCGATGGCCACGTCAGCGCGGTCGGCGTCGAAGACCTCGTCGTGGCGTCGTTTGATGACCGGACGCTTGTGGTCCCGAAAGATGAGGCCCAGCGCGTCCGAGAGGTGGTCGGGGAACTGCGCGACGACGGGCGGTTCTGA
- a CDS encoding phosphoribosyltransferase: MRRNRSPTFENRQAAGKRLGEALRERDIAVDIVLAIPRGGLPVGRPAADALDAPLDIAVAKKIGAPNNPEYAIGAVAADGSVWLNTDVIEQREIPRDYVASTRAEMAEAARQKAQRYRSSESSPTLTGKRVCLVDDGVATGATARACIEQIQQADPERIVLAVPVGSPSAISDLEALVDEVVCLERPSAFRAVGQYYEQFEQVSDEAAMSYLAEE; encoded by the coding sequence ATGAGACGCAACCGCTCCCCGACGTTCGAGAACAGGCAGGCGGCTGGGAAACGGCTGGGAGAGGCGTTGCGCGAGCGGGACATCGCAGTCGACATCGTCCTCGCGATACCGCGCGGTGGGCTCCCGGTCGGGCGTCCCGCCGCCGACGCGCTGGACGCGCCGCTGGACATCGCGGTCGCAAAGAAGATCGGCGCACCGAACAACCCTGAGTATGCCATCGGCGCCGTCGCCGCCGACGGGTCGGTGTGGCTCAACACCGATGTCATCGAGCAACGCGAGATACCCCGGGACTACGTTGCGAGCACACGAGCGGAGATGGCGGAAGCCGCTCGGCAGAAGGCCCAGCGCTACCGCAGTTCGGAGTCGTCGCCGACACTTACCGGGAAGCGAGTCTGCCTCGTCGACGATGGTGTGGCGACGGGGGCGACGGCGCGGGCCTGTATCGAGCAGATCCAACAGGCAGACCCCGAACGAATCGTGCTCGCGGTCCCGGTCGGCTCACCGTCGGCGATTTCGGACCTCGAAGCCCTAGTCGACGAGGTGGTCTGTCTGGAAAGGCCGTCGGCGTTTCGCGCTGTCGGCCAGTATTACGAGCAGTTCGAGCAGGTCTCCGACGAGGCGGCGATGTCGTACCTCGCCGAGGAGTGA